A genomic window from Passer domesticus isolate bPasDom1 chromosome Z, bPasDom1.hap1, whole genome shotgun sequence includes:
- the HEXB gene encoding beta-hexosaminidase subunit beta isoform X2 yields MGRAMGLAGLLLGLVVVPAVLVSTNLRHGAPRTGAEPEPSGWELAADAVPEDSLWPLPQWVRTYPRQLQLAPSRFQLVHGAGSSAGPGCGLLQDAFRRYYEYMFGHSWRRTWGRRPLAARAEPELFQLQVVIEAGDPGCDRHPQPASSEAYHLTITEPVAILKASEVWGALRGLETFSQLVHEDDYGSFLVNESEISDFPRFAHRGVLLDTSRHYLPLKSILTNLDAMAFNKFNVLHWHIVDDQSFPYQSIYFPELSDKGAYSSNLIYTPADVRLVIEYARLRGIRVIPEFDTPGHTQSWGKGQKDLLTPCYNGGQPTGSFGPVNPVWNTTYDFMTKFFKEISSVFPDEFIHLGGDEVDFSCWKSNPEVKEFMKKQGFGTDYAKLESYYVQNILDIVSSYNKGQMVWQEVFDHKAQLKPDTIVQVWMANNYARELSRVTGAGFTAVLSAPWYLDYISYGQDWKKYYSVEPLNFPGSDKQKKLLIGGEACLWGEFVDATNLTPRLWPRASAVGERLWSSSNVTNLQDAYKRLTNHRCRMLRRGRQTH; encoded by the exons ATGGGCAGAGCcatggggctggctgggctcctgctggggCTCGTCGTGGTCCCCGCCGTGCTGGTGAGCACCAACCTCCGCCACGGCGCCCCGCGGACCGGGGCCGAGCCGGAGCCGTCCGGCTGGGAGCTGGCGGCAGACGCCGTCCCCGAGGACTCGCTGTGGCCGCTGCCGCAGTGGGTCCGCACGTATCCTCGCCAGCTGCAGCTAGCGCCCAGCCGCTTCCAGCTGGTGCATGGCGCCGGCTCctcggcggggccgggctgcgggCTGCTGCAGGACGCCTTCCGCAG GTACTATGAGTACATGTTCGGGCATTCCTGGCGGCGGACGTGGGGCCGCAGGCCGCTGGCTGCCCGAGCGGAGCCCGAGCTGTTCCAGCTGCAGGTGGTGATCGAGGCGGGGGACCCGGGCTGTGACAGGCACCCGCAGCCCGCCTCCAGCGAGGCCT accATTTAACTATAACTGAACCTGTGGCTATACTGAAAGCTTCTGAGGTATGGGGTGCTTTAAGAG GTTTGGAAACCTTCAGCCAGTTGGTTCATGAAGATGACTATGGAAGT TTTCTTGTCAATGAATCTGAAATCAGTGACTTCCCAAGATTTGCTCATAGAGGAGTCTTATTAGATACTTCAAGGCATTATTTACCATTGAAATCTATTCTTACAAACCTG GATGCCATGGCTTTTAATAAGTTCAATGTTCTCCACTGGCATATAGTAGATGATCAGTCCTTCCCTTACCAGAGCATTTATTTCCCTGAATTAAGTGATAAG GGGGCATATTCCTCTAATCTCATCTACACTCCTGCTGATGTCCGTCTGGTGATTGAGTATGCCCGGTTAAGAGGCATCAGAGTTATCCCAGAGTTTGATACACCAGGACACACACAGTCTTGGGGAAAAG GTCAAAAAGATCTTCTCACTCCTTGTTACAATGGAGGACAGCCAACTGGGTCCTTTGGACCTGTAAATCCTGTTTGGAATACAACTTACGACTTCATGACTAAGTTCTTTAAGGAGATCAGCAGTGTATTTCCAGATGAATTCATTCATTTGGGAGGAGATGAAGTGGACTTCAGTTGTTG GAAATCTAACCCTGAGGTGAAAGAGTTCATGAAGAAGCAAGGTTTTGGTACTGACTATGCTAAACTGGAATCTTACTACGTTCAGAA CATTTTAGACATTGTTTCCTCCTACAACAAAGGACAAATGGTCTGGCAAGAAGTGTTTGATCACAAAGCGCAA CTGAAACCGGACACCATAGTTCAAGTGTGGATGGCAAATAACTATGCTCGTGAACTGAGCAGAGTCACAGGAGCTGGGTTCACTGCTGTCTTGTCAGCACCTTGGTACCTAGACTACATTAGTTATGGGCAAGACTGGAAGAAATACTACAGTGTTGAACCACTTAACTTCCCTG GATCTGACAAACAGAAGAAACTTTTAATAGGTGGAGAAGCTTGCTTGTGGGGGGAATTCGTGGATGCAACTAACCTGACACCAAGATTATG GCCTCGAGCAAGTGCTGTTGGAGAAAgactctggagcagcagcaatgTGACCAACTTGCAGGACGCCTACAAAAGGCTGACTAATCATCGATGCCGCATGCTCCG AAGAGGAAGACAGACACATTAA
- the HEXB gene encoding beta-hexosaminidase subunit beta isoform X1, whose amino-acid sequence MGRAMGLAGLLLGLVVVPAVLVSTNLRHGAPRTGAEPEPSGWELAADAVPEDSLWPLPQWVRTYPRQLQLAPSRFQLVHGAGSSAGPGCGLLQDAFRRYYEYMFGHSWRRTWGRRPLAARAEPELFQLQVVIEAGDPGCDRHPQPASSEAYHLTITEPVAILKASEVWGALRGLETFSQLVHEDDYGSFLVNESEISDFPRFAHRGVLLDTSRHYLPLKSILTNLDAMAFNKFNVLHWHIVDDQSFPYQSIYFPELSDKGAYSSNLIYTPADVRLVIEYARLRGIRVIPEFDTPGHTQSWGKGQKDLLTPCYNGGQPTGSFGPVNPVWNTTYDFMTKFFKEISSVFPDEFIHLGGDEVDFSCWKSNPEVKEFMKKQGFGTDYAKLESYYVQNILDIVSSYNKGQMVWQEVFDHKAQLKPDTIVQVWMANNYARELSRVTGAGFTAVLSAPWYLDYISYGQDWKKYYSVEPLNFPGSDKQKKLLIGGEACLWGEFVDATNLTPRLWPRASAVGERLWSSSNVTNLQDAYKRLTNHRCRMLRRGIAAEPVFVGYCAHEARGP is encoded by the exons ATGGGCAGAGCcatggggctggctgggctcctgctggggCTCGTCGTGGTCCCCGCCGTGCTGGTGAGCACCAACCTCCGCCACGGCGCCCCGCGGACCGGGGCCGAGCCGGAGCCGTCCGGCTGGGAGCTGGCGGCAGACGCCGTCCCCGAGGACTCGCTGTGGCCGCTGCCGCAGTGGGTCCGCACGTATCCTCGCCAGCTGCAGCTAGCGCCCAGCCGCTTCCAGCTGGTGCATGGCGCCGGCTCctcggcggggccgggctgcgggCTGCTGCAGGACGCCTTCCGCAG GTACTATGAGTACATGTTCGGGCATTCCTGGCGGCGGACGTGGGGCCGCAGGCCGCTGGCTGCCCGAGCGGAGCCCGAGCTGTTCCAGCTGCAGGTGGTGATCGAGGCGGGGGACCCGGGCTGTGACAGGCACCCGCAGCCCGCCTCCAGCGAGGCCT accATTTAACTATAACTGAACCTGTGGCTATACTGAAAGCTTCTGAGGTATGGGGTGCTTTAAGAG GTTTGGAAACCTTCAGCCAGTTGGTTCATGAAGATGACTATGGAAGT TTTCTTGTCAATGAATCTGAAATCAGTGACTTCCCAAGATTTGCTCATAGAGGAGTCTTATTAGATACTTCAAGGCATTATTTACCATTGAAATCTATTCTTACAAACCTG GATGCCATGGCTTTTAATAAGTTCAATGTTCTCCACTGGCATATAGTAGATGATCAGTCCTTCCCTTACCAGAGCATTTATTTCCCTGAATTAAGTGATAAG GGGGCATATTCCTCTAATCTCATCTACACTCCTGCTGATGTCCGTCTGGTGATTGAGTATGCCCGGTTAAGAGGCATCAGAGTTATCCCAGAGTTTGATACACCAGGACACACACAGTCTTGGGGAAAAG GTCAAAAAGATCTTCTCACTCCTTGTTACAATGGAGGACAGCCAACTGGGTCCTTTGGACCTGTAAATCCTGTTTGGAATACAACTTACGACTTCATGACTAAGTTCTTTAAGGAGATCAGCAGTGTATTTCCAGATGAATTCATTCATTTGGGAGGAGATGAAGTGGACTTCAGTTGTTG GAAATCTAACCCTGAGGTGAAAGAGTTCATGAAGAAGCAAGGTTTTGGTACTGACTATGCTAAACTGGAATCTTACTACGTTCAGAA CATTTTAGACATTGTTTCCTCCTACAACAAAGGACAAATGGTCTGGCAAGAAGTGTTTGATCACAAAGCGCAA CTGAAACCGGACACCATAGTTCAAGTGTGGATGGCAAATAACTATGCTCGTGAACTGAGCAGAGTCACAGGAGCTGGGTTCACTGCTGTCTTGTCAGCACCTTGGTACCTAGACTACATTAGTTATGGGCAAGACTGGAAGAAATACTACAGTGTTGAACCACTTAACTTCCCTG GATCTGACAAACAGAAGAAACTTTTAATAGGTGGAGAAGCTTGCTTGTGGGGGGAATTCGTGGATGCAACTAACCTGACACCAAGATTATG GCCTCGAGCAAGTGCTGTTGGAGAAAgactctggagcagcagcaatgTGACCAACTTGCAGGACGCCTACAAAAGGCTGACTAATCATCGATGCCGCATGCTCCG